One region of Dama dama isolate Ldn47 unplaced genomic scaffold, ASM3311817v1 ptg000085l, whole genome shotgun sequence genomic DNA includes:
- the LOC133053684 gene encoding elongation factor 1-alpha 1, which translates to MGKEKTHINIVVIGHVDSGKSTTTGHLIYKCGGIDKRTIEKFEKEAAEMGKGSFKYAWVLDKLKAERERGITIDISLWKFETSKYYVTIIDAPGHRDFIKNMITGTSQADCAVLIVAAGVGEFEAGISKNGQTREHALLAYTLGVKQLIVGVNKMDSTEPPYSQKRYEEIVKEVSTYIKKIGYNPDTVAFVPISGWNGDNMLEPSANMPWFKGWKVTRKDGNASGTTLLEALDCILPPTRPTDKPLRLPLQDVYKIGGIGTVPVGRVETGVLKPGMVVTFAPVNVTTEVKSVEMHHEALSEALPGDNVGFNVKNVSVKDVRRGNVAGDSKNDPPMEAAGFTAQVIILNHPGQISAGYAPVLDCHTAHIACKFAELKEKIDRRSGKKLEDGPKFLKSGDAAIVDMVPGKPMCVESFSDYPPLGRFAVRDMRQTVAVGVIKAVDKKAAGAGKVTKSAQKAQKAK; encoded by the coding sequence atgggaaaagagaagacCCACATCAACATCGTTGTCATTGGGCACGTAGATTCAGGGAAGTCTACCACGACTGGCCATCTGATCTACAAATGTGGCGGGATCGACAAGAGAACAATTGAGAAGTTCGAGAAGGAGGCTGCCGAGATGGGAAAGGGCTCCTTCAAATATGCCTGGGTCTTGGACAAACTGAAAGCTGAACGTGAGCGTGGTATCACCATTGATATCTCCCTGTGGAAATTTGAGACCAGCAAGTACTATGTTACCATCATTGATGCCCCAGGACACAGAGACTTCATCAAAAACATGATTACAGGCACATCCCAGGCTGACTGTGCTGTCCTGATTGTTGCTGCTGGTGTTGGTGAATTTGAAGCCGGTATCTCCAAGAACGGGCAGACCCGTGAGCATGCCCTTCTGGCTTACACTCTGGGTGTGAAACAACTAATTGTTGGAGTTAACAAAATGgattccactgagccaccctacAGCCAGAAGAGATACGAGGAAATTGTTAAGGAAGTCAGCACCTACATTAAGAAAATTGGCTACAACCCCGACACAGTAGCATTTGTGCCAATTTCTGGCTGGAATGGTGACAACATGCTGGAGCCAAGTGCTAACATGCCATGGTTCAAGGGATGGAAAGTCACCCGTAAGGACGGCAACGCCAGTGGAACCACCCTGCTTGAAGCTCTGGATTGCATCCTGCCACCAACTCGCCCAACTGACAAACCCTTGCGTTTGCCTCTCCAGGATGTCTACAAAATTGGTGGTATTGGTACTGTCCCTGTGGGTCGTGTGGAGACTGGTGTTCTCAAACCTGGCATGGTGGTCACCTTTGCTCCAGTCAATGTAACAACTGAAGTGAAGTCTGTAGAAATGCACCATGAAGCATTGAGTGAAGCCCTTCCTGGGGACAATGTGGGCTTCAATGTCAAGAACGTGTCTGTCAAAGATGTCCGTCGTGGCAATGTGGCTGGTGACAGCAAAAATGATCCACCCATGGAAGCTGCTGGCTTCACAGCTCAGGTGATTATTTTGAACCATCCAGGCCAAATCAGTGCTGGATATGCACCTGTGCTGGATTGTCACACAGCTCACATCGCTTGCAAGTTTGCTGAGCTGAAGGAGAAGATTGATCGTCGTTCTGGGAAAAAGCTGGAAGATGGCCCTAAATTCTTGAAATCTGGTGACGCTGCCATTGTTGATATGGTTCCTGGCAAGCCCATGTGTGTCGAGAGCTTCTCTGATTATCCTCCCCTGGGCCGTTTTGCTGTGCGTGACATGAGACAGACAGTTGCTGTGGGTGTCATCAAGGCAGTGGACAAGAAGGCAGCTGGAGCTGGCAAGGTCACCAAGTCTGCCCAGAAAGCTCAGAAGGCTAAATGA